A single region of the Microlunatus panaciterrae genome encodes:
- the malQ gene encoding 4-alpha-glucanotransferase, whose product MPDLSQEQREVAAAYGVATEYYDFHGTHVQVAEETITAVLAAMDVDVSSPAAAAAALRTRDEQRWVRMLPPCLVVQQGEHREIWVHVPAGAEVELWVGLENGGTRTGLTQIDRWVEPRLLADRMIGEATFELPADLPLGYHTLHARSAGMEASTTLAVTPPWLGLPPRLGERRTWGFAAQLYSVRSRGSWGVGDLTDLTDLSVWSASELGAGFVLVNPLHAAEPVAPMEPSPYLPSSRRFVNPLYLRVERIAEYVDLPPADRARVEQIAAETGRRLDELDAIDRNTSWTAKREALLLVHAVPRSAGREADFQGFLRREGQGLRDFATWSALAETYGNDFRSWPAELQDITSREVARFAEEHRQQIDLHLWLQWVTDEQLQNAQVKAVAAGMALGIMHDLAVGVHPGGADAWRLRHVYAQHVQVGAPPDAYSQVGQDWSQPPFRPDRLEELGYLPFRELLAAVLRHAGGVRVDHIIGLFRLWWIPAGGPASAGTYVRYDHEALIGILALEAYRAGAVVVGEDLGLVEPPVRDYLRSRGILGTSILWFELDDLGRPRPADEWRELCLASVTTHDLPPTAGYLAGDHIRLRHQLGRLAASLEVELAADEAERAAWLAEVHSRGLLPADASVEETVLALHRYLRLSPARLLCVSLADAVGDRRTQNQPGTTDEYPNWRVPLSGPDGTPLRLEDVFASTRVSALVESVRTP is encoded by the coding sequence GTGCCGGATCTGAGCCAGGAACAGCGCGAGGTCGCCGCCGCCTACGGGGTCGCCACCGAGTATTACGACTTTCACGGGACGCACGTCCAGGTGGCCGAGGAGACGATCACTGCGGTGCTGGCGGCGATGGACGTGGACGTCTCCAGCCCGGCCGCCGCGGCCGCCGCTCTGCGCACCCGGGACGAGCAGCGCTGGGTGCGGATGCTGCCGCCCTGTCTGGTGGTCCAGCAGGGCGAACACCGGGAGATCTGGGTGCACGTCCCGGCCGGCGCGGAGGTGGAGCTGTGGGTCGGCCTGGAGAACGGCGGCACCCGGACCGGGCTCACCCAGATCGACCGGTGGGTCGAGCCCAGGCTGCTGGCGGACCGGATGATCGGTGAGGCGACCTTCGAGCTCCCTGCCGACCTGCCGCTCGGCTACCACACCCTGCACGCCCGATCGGCTGGGATGGAGGCCTCGACCACGCTTGCGGTCACCCCGCCCTGGCTCGGGCTGCCGCCGCGACTGGGCGAGCGTCGGACCTGGGGCTTCGCCGCCCAGCTCTACAGCGTCCGTTCGCGCGGCTCCTGGGGCGTCGGGGACCTGACCGACCTGACCGACCTGTCGGTCTGGTCCGCCTCGGAGCTCGGCGCCGGCTTCGTGCTGGTGAACCCGCTGCATGCCGCCGAGCCGGTGGCGCCGATGGAGCCGTCGCCCTACCTGCCGAGCTCGCGCCGCTTCGTCAACCCGCTCTACCTGAGGGTCGAGCGGATCGCCGAGTACGTCGACCTGCCGCCGGCTGACCGGGCCAGAGTGGAGCAGATCGCGGCCGAGACCGGGCGCCGGTTGGACGAGCTGGACGCCATCGACCGGAACACCTCCTGGACGGCGAAGCGGGAGGCGTTGCTGCTGGTCCACGCCGTGCCACGCAGCGCCGGTCGGGAGGCAGACTTCCAGGGGTTCCTTCGGCGGGAGGGTCAGGGCCTGCGGGACTTCGCCACCTGGAGTGCCCTGGCCGAGACGTACGGCAACGACTTCCGCAGCTGGCCCGCGGAGCTGCAGGACATCACCTCCCGGGAGGTGGCCCGGTTCGCCGAGGAGCACCGGCAGCAGATCGACCTCCACCTCTGGCTGCAGTGGGTGACCGACGAACAGCTGCAGAATGCCCAGGTCAAGGCGGTGGCGGCGGGGATGGCCCTGGGGATCATGCACGACCTGGCCGTCGGCGTGCACCCGGGCGGCGCCGACGCCTGGCGGCTCCGCCACGTGTACGCCCAGCACGTCCAGGTGGGTGCCCCACCCGATGCCTACAGCCAGGTCGGTCAGGACTGGAGCCAGCCGCCGTTCCGCCCGGACCGGCTCGAGGAGCTGGGCTACCTGCCGTTCCGTGAGCTGCTGGCGGCCGTGCTCCGGCACGCCGGCGGCGTTCGAGTGGACCACATCATCGGGCTCTTCCGACTGTGGTGGATCCCGGCCGGCGGGCCGGCCTCGGCAGGCACCTATGTCCGCTACGACCACGAGGCGCTGATCGGCATCCTGGCGCTGGAGGCCTACCGGGCCGGGGCCGTCGTGGTGGGTGAGGACCTCGGCCTGGTGGAGCCGCCGGTCCGCGACTACCTGCGCAGCCGCGGCATCCTCGGCACCTCGATCCTGTGGTTCGAGCTGGACGACCTCGGCCGTCCGCGGCCGGCGGACGAATGGCGGGAGCTCTGCCTGGCCTCGGTCACCACCCATGACCTGCCGCCGACCGCCGGCTACCTGGCGGGTGACCACATCCGGCTGCGCCACCAACTCGGACGGTTGGCCGCGAGCCTGGAGGTCGAGCTGGCCGCGGACGAGGCCGAGCGGGCAGCGTGGCTGGCGGAGGTCCACAGTCGCGGCCTGCTGCCGGCCGACGCCTCGGTCGAGGAGACCGTGCTGGCGCTGCACCGCTACCTGCGGCTGAGCCCGGCCCGGCTGCTGTGCGTGTCCCTGGCGGATGCGGTCGGCGACCGGCGAACCCAGAACCAGCCCGGCACCACCGACGAGTACCCCAACTGGCGGGTGCCGCTGTCCGGGCCGGACGGGACCCCGCTGCGACTCGAGGACGTGTTCGCCTCGACGCGGGTCAGCGCGCTGGTCGAGTCGGTCCGCACACCCTGA
- a CDS encoding dienelactone hydrolase family protein — translation MCHDPDSLPPVPPGGQPAASDAPTQVQSSDGTRVLAHEARPARPSGAGVVILPDVRGLHPYYRHLAVRFAEIGHETVAIDYFGRTATTDDRSAAFEFRPHVEKVTPAGVAADVAGAVALLRSRGATDVFTVGFCFGGGNSWRQSAETPGLAGAIGFYGRPESLSDVVDRLQSPILMLMGGADQSIPVAAAEALAARASRVVPAECVVFDGQPHSFFDRSYAEHSDACDRAWQLIIDFIGRNRSSGQA, via the coding sequence ATGTGCCACGACCCCGACAGCCTTCCACCGGTCCCACCCGGCGGCCAGCCGGCGGCTTCGGACGCGCCGACCCAGGTCCAGTCGAGCGACGGCACCCGGGTGCTGGCGCACGAGGCGCGGCCGGCTCGACCCTCGGGAGCAGGCGTGGTCATCCTGCCGGACGTCCGTGGGCTGCACCCCTACTACCGCCACCTCGCTGTCCGGTTCGCCGAGATCGGTCACGAGACGGTGGCCATCGACTACTTCGGCCGGACCGCCACCACCGACGACCGGTCGGCGGCCTTCGAGTTCCGCCCGCACGTGGAGAAGGTGACGCCGGCCGGCGTTGCCGCCGACGTCGCCGGTGCCGTCGCGCTGCTGAGATCCAGGGGTGCGACCGACGTGTTCACGGTCGGCTTCTGCTTCGGCGGCGGCAACTCGTGGCGGCAGTCGGCCGAGACACCCGGGCTGGCCGGAGCCATCGGGTTCTACGGACGGCCGGAAAGCCTCAGCGACGTGGTCGACCGGCTCCAGAGCCCGATCCTGATGCTGATGGGTGGAGCGGACCAGAGCATCCCGGTGGCTGCGGCCGAGGCGCTGGCCGCCCGAGCCAGCCGGGTGGTGCCGGCCGAGTGCGTCGTCTTCGACGGTCAGCCGCACTCGTTCTTCGACCGTTCGTACGCCGAGCACAGCGATGCCTGCGACCGCGCCTGGCAACTGATCATCGACTTCATCGGCCGCAACCGGTCGTCGGGTCAGGCCTGA
- a CDS encoding sulfite oxidase yields MGGIDESVSPRARLAAEDEGITLDELRLATRNRGMPLEMLDHDLTPDGLHYLLVHYDIPTVDPSAWRLQVDGHVHQPLSLGLAELHDRAHVTHTVTMECAGNGRARLQPRPISQPWLDEAVGTAAWTGVPLAAVLAEARPRQGAVDVAFTGADHGVERGVEQDYQRGLSLDAASSPEVLLAHTMNGLPLPPQHGAPLRLIVPGWYGMAQVKWLTRITVLDRAFDGYQNVTAYRISTDPDDRGRPVTRIQPRALLRPPGFPDFQTRTRVLDVGRHRLTGRAWSGLATVDRVEVSVDGGSTWSDADLDPPLGRFAWRGWHWTWSVDRPGRYELCARASDADGNTQPLEQRWNRQAMANNHVQRVAVSVRPA; encoded by the coding sequence ATGGGTGGCATCGACGAGTCAGTCAGTCCACGAGCGCGGCTCGCCGCCGAGGATGAGGGCATCACCCTGGACGAGCTGCGGCTCGCGACCCGCAACCGCGGGATGCCGCTGGAGATGCTCGACCACGACCTGACCCCGGACGGCCTGCACTACCTACTGGTCCACTACGACATCCCGACCGTCGACCCGTCGGCCTGGCGACTGCAGGTTGACGGTCACGTGCACCAGCCGCTGAGCCTCGGCCTCGCCGAGTTGCACGATCGGGCGCATGTCACGCACACCGTCACGATGGAATGCGCCGGCAACGGGCGGGCCAGGCTGCAGCCGCGACCGATCAGCCAGCCGTGGCTTGACGAGGCGGTCGGGACGGCCGCGTGGACCGGTGTCCCGTTGGCTGCGGTGCTGGCCGAGGCCCGGCCCCGGCAGGGCGCGGTCGACGTCGCCTTCACCGGAGCCGACCACGGGGTCGAGCGCGGCGTCGAGCAGGACTACCAGCGGGGACTGTCGCTTGACGCCGCGAGCTCACCGGAGGTGCTGCTGGCCCACACCATGAACGGGCTGCCGCTGCCGCCGCAACACGGCGCCCCGCTCCGGCTGATCGTGCCCGGCTGGTACGGCATGGCGCAGGTGAAGTGGTTGACCCGGATCACGGTGCTGGACCGGGCCTTCGACGGCTACCAGAACGTGACGGCCTACCGGATCAGCACCGACCCCGACGACCGCGGCCGGCCGGTGACGAGGATCCAGCCGCGGGCGCTGCTCCGCCCGCCCGGCTTTCCCGACTTCCAGACCCGGACCCGGGTGCTGGACGTCGGCCGGCACCGGCTGACCGGACGGGCCTGGTCAGGGCTGGCCACCGTCGACCGGGTCGAGGTCAGCGTCGACGGCGGGAGCACGTGGAGCGATGCGGACCTGGACCCGCCGCTCGGCCGGTTCGCCTGGCGCGGCTGGCACTGGACCTGGTCGGTCGACCGACCGGGTCGCTACGAGCTGTGCGCCCGTGCGAGTGATGCGGACGGCAACACCCAGCCGCTGGAGCAGCGCTGGAACCGGCAGGCGATGGCCAACAACCACGTGCAGCGGGTGGCGGTAAGCGTTCGTCCGGCATGA